Proteins from a genomic interval of Pseudomonas silesiensis:
- the fadA gene encoding acetyl-CoA C-acyltransferase FadA: MSLNPRDVVIVDFGRTPMGRSKGGMHRNTRAEDMSAHLISKLLERNVKVDPNEVEDVIWGCVNQTLEQGWNIARMASLMTQIPHTAAGQTVSRLCGSSMSALHTAAQAIMTGNGDVFVVGGVEHMGHVSMMHGVDPNPHMSLHAAKASGMMGLTAEMLGKMHGITREQQDAFGLRSHQLAQKATVEGKFKDEIIPMQGYDENGFLKLFDYDETIRPETTLESLAALKPAFNPKGGTVTAGTSSQITDGASCMIVMSAQRAQDLGIQPLAVIRSMAVAGVDPAIMGYGPVPATHKALKRAGLGINDIDFFELNEAFAAQALPVLKDLKVLDKMNEKVNLHGGAIALGHPFGCSGARISGTLLNVMKQNGGTFGVATMCIGLGQGISTVFERV, from the coding sequence ATGAGCTTGAATCCTAGAGACGTCGTGATTGTCGACTTCGGTCGTACGCCGATGGGCCGCTCCAAGGGCGGCATGCACCGCAACACCCGCGCCGAAGACATGTCGGCGCACTTGATCAGCAAACTGCTGGAACGCAACGTCAAGGTCGACCCGAACGAAGTCGAAGATGTGATCTGGGGCTGTGTGAACCAGACCCTGGAGCAGGGCTGGAACATCGCCCGCATGGCATCCCTGATGACGCAGATTCCGCACACCGCTGCCGGCCAGACCGTCAGCCGTCTGTGTGGCTCGTCGATGAGTGCTCTGCACACCGCTGCGCAAGCGATCATGACCGGTAACGGTGACGTGTTCGTGGTGGGTGGCGTCGAGCATATGGGTCACGTGAGCATGATGCACGGTGTCGATCCGAACCCGCACATGTCGCTGCATGCGGCGAAAGCCTCGGGCATGATGGGCCTGACCGCGGAAATGCTGGGCAAGATGCACGGTATTACTCGCGAGCAGCAGGATGCTTTCGGGCTGCGCTCCCACCAGCTCGCCCAAAAGGCGACTGTGGAAGGCAAGTTCAAGGACGAAATCATCCCGATGCAGGGCTACGACGAGAACGGTTTCCTGAAACTGTTCGACTACGACGAAACCATTCGTCCGGAAACCACCCTGGAAAGCCTGGCGGCTTTGAAGCCAGCGTTCAACCCGAAAGGTGGCACCGTGACAGCGGGCACTTCGTCGCAGATCACTGATGGTGCTTCGTGCATGATCGTGATGTCGGCGCAACGTGCCCAGGACCTGGGCATCCAGCCGCTGGCGGTGATCCGCTCGATGGCGGTGGCGGGTGTGGACCCGGCGATCATGGGCTATGGTCCAGTACCGGCGACGCACAAAGCACTGAAGCGCGCAGGTCTTGGCATCAACGATATCGACTTCTTCGAGCTCAACGAAGCGTTCGCCGCACAGGCCCTGCCGGTGCTGAAAGATTTGAAAGTGCTCGACAAGATGAACGAGAAGGTTAACCTGCACGGCGGCGCCATTGCCCTGGGTCATCCGTTTGGTTGCTCCGGTGCACGTATCTCCGGCACCCTGTTGAACGTGATGAAGCAGAATGGCGGCACCTTCGGGGTAGCCACCATGTGCATTGGTCTCGGCCAAGGCATCTCCACCGTCTTCGAACGCGTTTAA
- the fadB gene encoding fatty acid oxidation complex subunit alpha FadB yields the protein MIYEGKAITVKALESGIVELKFDLKGESVNKFNRLTLNELRQAVDTIKADNSIKGVIVSSGKDVFIVGADITEFVENFKLPDAELVAGNLEANRIFSDFEDLNVPTVAAINGIALGGGLEMCLAADYRVMANTAKIGLPEVKLGIYPGFGGTVRLPRIIGADNAIEWIAAGKENRAEDALKVGAVDAVVAPEKLLEAALNLVKGAISGEFDYKAKRQPKLEKLKLNAIEQMMSFETAKGFVAGQAGPNYPAPVEAIKTIQKAANFGRDKALEVEAAGFVKLAKTSAAQSLIGLFLNDQELKKKAKAYDEIAKDVKQAAVLGAGIMGGGIAYQSASKGTPILMKDINEHGIEQGLAEAAKLLVSRVDKGRMTAAKMAEVLNGIRPTLSYGDFGHVDLVVEAVVENPKVKQAVLAEVEGQVKEDTILASNTSTISITLLAKALKRPENFVGMHFFNPVHMMPLVEVIRGEKSSELAIATTVAYAKKMGKNPIVVNDCPGFLVNRVLFPYFGGFAKLVSAGVDFVRIDKVMEKFGWPMGPAYLMDVVGIDTGHHGRDVMAEGFPDRMKDDRRSAVDALYEAKRLGQKNGKGFYAYETDKNGKQKKVADPSVADVLKPIVFEQREVTDEDIVNWLMIPLCLETVRCLEDGIVETAAEADMGLVYGIGFPPFRGGALRYIDSIGVAEFVALADQYADLGALYHPTAKLREMAKTGQRFFG from the coding sequence ATGATTTACGAAGGTAAAGCCATCACGGTTAAGGCTCTTGAAAGTGGCATCGTCGAATTGAAATTCGACCTCAAGGGTGAGTCCGTCAACAAGTTCAACCGTCTAACCCTGAATGAATTGCGTCAGGCCGTAGACACCATCAAGGCAGATAATTCGATCAAGGGTGTGATCGTCAGCAGTGGCAAGGACGTGTTCATCGTTGGCGCCGACATCACCGAATTTGTCGAGAACTTCAAGCTGCCCGATGCAGAGCTTGTGGCAGGCAACCTCGAAGCCAACAGGATCTTCAGCGATTTCGAAGACCTGAATGTCCCGACTGTCGCCGCGATCAACGGCATTGCCCTGGGCGGCGGTCTGGAAATGTGCCTGGCGGCGGACTACCGCGTCATGGCCAACACCGCCAAGATCGGTCTGCCGGAAGTCAAGCTGGGCATCTATCCGGGCTTCGGCGGCACTGTGCGCCTGCCGCGCATCATCGGTGCCGACAACGCCATCGAGTGGATTGCCGCCGGTAAGGAAAACCGCGCCGAAGACGCACTGAAAGTCGGTGCCGTCGACGCCGTGGTCGCCCCGGAGAAACTGCTGGAAGCCGCACTGAACCTGGTCAAGGGCGCCATCTCCGGCGAATTCGATTACAAGGCCAAGCGTCAGCCGAAGCTGGAAAAACTCAAGCTCAACGCCATCGAACAAATGATGTCGTTCGAGACCGCCAAAGGTTTCGTCGCCGGTCAAGCGGGCCCGAACTACCCGGCGCCGGTCGAAGCGATCAAGACCATCCAGAAAGCCGCGAACTTCGGTCGTGACAAGGCGCTGGAAGTCGAAGCCGCCGGTTTCGTCAAACTGGCCAAGACCTCTGCCGCGCAGAGCTTGATCGGTCTGTTCCTGAACGATCAGGAACTGAAGAAAAAGGCCAAGGCCTACGACGAAATCGCCAAGGACGTGAAGCAGGCCGCCGTGTTGGGCGCCGGCATCATGGGGGGCGGTATCGCTTATCAGTCGGCCTCCAAAGGCACGCCGATCCTGATGAAGGACATCAACGAGCACGGCATCGAGCAAGGCCTGGCTGAAGCCGCCAAGCTGCTGGTGAGCCGCGTTGATAAAGGTCGCATGACCGCGGCGAAAATGGCCGAAGTACTCAACGGCATTCGTCCGACCCTGTCCTACGGTGACTTCGGTCACGTCGACCTGGTCGTCGAAGCGGTCGTCGAGAACCCCAAGGTCAAGCAAGCCGTGTTGGCTGAAGTGGAAGGCCAGGTCAAGGAGGACACCATCCTCGCGTCCAACACCTCGACCATTTCCATCACCTTGCTGGCCAAGGCCCTCAAGCGTCCGGAAAACTTCGTCGGCATGCACTTCTTCAACCCGGTGCACATGATGCCGCTGGTGGAAGTGATCCGTGGCGAGAAGTCCAGCGAGCTGGCCATCGCCACCACCGTGGCCTACGCCAAGAAAATGGGCAAGAACCCGATCGTCGTCAACGATTGCCCGGGCTTTCTGGTCAACCGCGTGCTGTTCCCGTACTTCGGCGGTTTCGCCAAGCTGGTCAGCGCCGGTGTGGACTTCGTGCGCATCGACAAGGTCATGGAAAAATTCGGCTGGCCGATGGGCCCGGCGTACCTGATGGACGTGGTCGGCATCGACACCGGCCACCACGGTCGCGACGTGATGGCTGAAGGTTTCCCGGACCGCATGAAAGACGACCGTCGTTCGGCCGTCGACGCGCTCTACGAAGCCAAGCGCCTGGGCCAGAAGAACGGCAAGGGCTTCTACGCCTACGAGACCGACAAGAACGGCAAGCAGAAGAAAGTCGCCGACCCGTCGGTGGCGGACGTGCTCAAGCCGATCGTGTTCGAACAGCGTGAAGTCACTGACGAAGACATCGTCAACTGGCTGATGATCCCGCTGTGCCTGGAGACCGTGCGCTGCTTGGAAGACGGCATCGTCGAGACCGCTGCCGAAGCCGACATGGGTCTGGTCTACGGTATTGGTTTCCCTCCATTCCGCGGCGGTGCGCTGCGCTACATCGACTCGATCGGTGTGGCCGAGTTCGTTGCCCTGGCTGACCAGTACGCTGATTTGGGCGCGCTGTACCACCCGACCGCAAAACTGCGTGAAATGGCCAAAACCGGCCAACGGTTCTTCGGTTAA
- a CDS encoding ATP-binding cassette domain-containing protein: protein MTLLKFSDVSLAFGAMPLLDKVSWQIARGERVCIIGRNGTGKSSMMKLVKGDQKPDEGSVWRAPGLKIGELPQELPVADERTVFDVVAEGLDGVGELLAQYHHLSQNIVTDADLDKLMHVQHDLEARDGWRLQQLVDSTLSRLQLPADKTLAELSGGWRRRVLLAQALVSEPDLLLLDEPTNHLDIGAIAWLEEALKDFQGAVLFITHDRSFLQNLATRILELDRGGLIDWNGDYASFLVHKEASLAAEETANALFDKKLAQEEVWIRQGIKARRTRNEGRVRALKALRVERSERRERTGKANIQLDTADKSGKQVMVLENVSFAHPGGPFLIKDFSMVLTRGDRIGLLGANGTGKTTLLKLMLSGLQPTSGTVEEGTRIDVAYFDQLRHQLDLEKTVIDNVAEGRDFIDIDGQSRHVLSYLGDFLFSPQRARTPVKALSGGERARLLLAKLFSKPANLLVLDEPTNDLDVETLELLEEVLLTFNGTVLMVSHDRAFLDNVVTSTLVFEGEGKVREYVGGYQDWLRQGGSPRLLGVTESKSGKADLTSAVVTAEPAPVAAVEAPVAKKKLSYKVQRELEALPGQIEAMEQQIAAVEAQMADAGFYQRPAAETAAVIAQLEQLNAELDIMVERWAELDA, encoded by the coding sequence ATGACCCTGCTCAAATTCAGCGATGTGTCCCTTGCTTTCGGCGCTATGCCGTTGTTGGACAAGGTGTCCTGGCAGATCGCCCGTGGTGAGCGGGTGTGCATCATCGGCCGCAACGGCACTGGCAAGTCCAGCATGATGAAGCTCGTCAAGGGCGACCAGAAGCCTGACGAGGGCTCCGTTTGGCGCGCGCCCGGTCTCAAGATCGGCGAATTGCCGCAAGAATTGCCGGTAGCCGACGAGCGGACCGTGTTCGACGTGGTGGCCGAAGGCCTGGACGGTGTCGGCGAGCTGCTCGCGCAGTATCACCACCTGAGCCAGAACATCGTCACCGACGCCGACCTGGACAAGCTGATGCACGTCCAGCACGACCTCGAAGCCCGTGACGGCTGGCGTTTGCAGCAACTGGTCGACAGCACCTTGAGCCGTCTGCAGTTGCCGGCCGACAAGACCCTCGCCGAATTGTCCGGCGGCTGGCGTCGCCGCGTCCTGCTGGCCCAGGCCCTGGTGTCCGAACCGGACCTGCTGCTGCTCGACGAACCGACCAACCACCTGGACATCGGTGCCATTGCCTGGCTCGAAGAAGCGCTGAAGGATTTCCAGGGCGCCGTGCTGTTCATCACGCACGACCGGTCCTTCCTGCAGAACCTCGCTACCCGCATCCTCGAACTGGATCGCGGCGGCCTGATCGACTGGAACGGCGACTACGCCAGCTTCCTGGTGCACAAGGAAGCCTCCCTGGCCGCTGAAGAAACCGCCAACGCGCTGTTCGACAAGAAGCTGGCCCAGGAAGAAGTCTGGATCCGCCAGGGCATCAAGGCGCGCCGCACCCGTAACGAAGGCCGCGTCCGCGCCCTGAAAGCCCTGCGCGTCGAGCGCAGCGAGCGTCGTGAGCGCACCGGCAAAGCCAACATTCAGCTGGATACCGCCGACAAGTCCGGCAAGCAGGTGATGGTGCTCGAGAACGTGAGTTTTGCTCACCCGGGCGGCCCGTTCCTGATCAAGGATTTCTCGATGGTCCTGACGCGCGGCGACCGTATCGGCCTGCTCGGTGCCAACGGTACCGGCAAGACCACCCTGCTGAAACTGATGCTCAGCGGCCTGCAGCCTACCAGCGGCACCGTGGAGGAGGGGACGCGCATCGACGTGGCTTACTTCGACCAGTTGCGCCATCAGCTGGACCTGGAAAAGACCGTGATCGACAACGTGGCCGAAGGTCGCGACTTCATCGATATCGATGGCCAGAGCCGTCACGTGTTGAGCTACCTCGGCGACTTCCTGTTCAGCCCGCAGCGTGCCCGCACGCCGGTCAAGGCGCTGTCCGGCGGTGAGCGTGCCCGTCTGTTGCTGGCCAAACTGTTCAGCAAGCCGGCGAACCTGCTGGTGCTCGACGAACCGACCAACGACCTCGACGTTGAAACCCTGGAGCTGCTGGAAGAGGTCTTGCTGACCTTCAACGGCACCGTGCTGATGGTCAGCCACGACCGGGCATTCCTCGACAACGTGGTCACCAGCACCCTGGTCTTCGAAGGTGAAGGCAAGGTTCGCGAATACGTCGGTGGTTACCAGGACTGGCTGCGCCAGGGCGGCTCGCCGCGTTTGTTGGGCGTGACCGAGAGCAAATCGGGCAAGGCCGACCTGACTTCTGCGGTGGTCACGGCTGAGCCGGCGCCAGTCGCTGCGGTAGAAGCGCCAGTGGCCAAGAAAAAGCTCAGCTACAAGGTGCAGCGTGAGCTGGAAGCCTTGCCAGGGCAGATCGAAGCCATGGAGCAGCAGATCGCTGCCGTTGAAGCGCAGATGGCGGATGCCGGGTTTTACCAGCGCCCAGCGGCCGAAACCGCTGCGGTGATTGCCCAGCTGGAGCAGTTGAATGCTGAGCTGGACATCATGGTCGAGCGCTGGGCCGAGCTGGATGCCTGA
- a CDS encoding ABC transporter transmembrane domain-containing protein, translating to MLSARQRRAFRLASRFLAPYRWPAFGALIALVVTAGITLSMGQGIRLLVDQGFMTQSPHLLNQSIGLFLLLVLGLAIGTFTRFYLVSWIGERAVADIRRQVFNHLIYLHPGFYEDNRSSEIQSRLTADTTLLQSVIGSSLSLFLRNLLMVIGGIVLLFVTNPKLTSIVVIALPLVIAPILIFGRRVRSLSRLSQDRIADIGSYVVETLGQIKTVQAYNHQAQDEQRFAVTVEEAFDTARKRIFQRAWLITLVIVLVLGAVGVMLWVGGMDVIAGRITEGELAAFVFYSLIVGSAFGTLSEVIGELQRAAGAAERIAELLRSENIIQPPTTGLVTLPERVKGELVLQDLRFSYPSRPESYAVDGLNLTINAGETLALVGPSGAGKSTVYDLLLRFYDPAEGRILLDGIPLTQLDPLDLRRCFALVSQNPALFYGSIEENIRYGNPTATLAQVKEAATIAYAHDFIEAMPNGYQTHLGDAGLGLSGGQRQRLAIARALLVDAPILLLDEATSALDAQSEHLIQQALPSLMKNRTTLVIAHRLATVKNADRIAVMDQGKLVAVGTHQALIASNALYARLAALQFSDGKAESELHL from the coding sequence ATGCTTTCTGCTCGTCAACGCCGCGCGTTTCGCCTGGCCAGTCGTTTTCTCGCGCCGTATCGTTGGCCGGCCTTCGGTGCCTTGATTGCCCTGGTCGTCACGGCCGGCATCACCTTGTCCATGGGGCAGGGCATTCGCCTGTTGGTGGACCAGGGGTTCATGACCCAGTCGCCGCACTTGCTCAACCAGTCCATCGGCCTGTTCCTGCTGCTGGTGCTCGGCCTGGCGATCGGCACGTTCACGCGGTTTTACCTGGTGTCGTGGATCGGCGAACGCGCGGTCGCGGACATCCGCCGCCAGGTGTTCAACCACCTGATTTACCTGCACCCGGGGTTCTACGAAGACAACCGCAGCTCCGAGATCCAGTCGCGCCTGACCGCCGATACCACCTTGTTGCAATCGGTGATCGGCTCTTCGCTGTCGTTGTTCCTGCGTAATTTGCTGATGGTGATCGGCGGGATCGTCCTGTTGTTCGTTACCAACCCCAAGCTGACCAGCATCGTGGTGATTGCCTTGCCCCTGGTGATCGCGCCGATCCTGATTTTCGGCCGGCGCGTACGCAGCCTGTCGCGCCTGAGTCAGGACCGGATTGCCGACATCGGCAGCTACGTTGTCGAAACCCTGGGCCAGATCAAGACCGTGCAGGCGTACAACCATCAGGCGCAGGACGAGCAGCGCTTTGCCGTGACCGTGGAGGAGGCATTCGACACTGCCCGCAAACGCATCTTTCAGCGCGCCTGGCTGATTACCCTGGTGATCGTGCTGGTGCTGGGCGCGGTCGGGGTGATGTTGTGGGTCGGGGGCATGGATGTAATTGCCGGGCGGATCACCGAGGGTGAGCTGGCTGCCTTTGTCTTTTACAGCCTGATCGTCGGCAGTGCATTCGGTACCTTGAGCGAAGTGATCGGCGAATTGCAGCGCGCTGCTGGCGCTGCGGAGCGGATTGCCGAGTTGTTGCGTTCGGAAAACATCATTCAGCCGCCGACCACGGGCCTGGTGACCTTGCCGGAGCGGGTCAAGGGCGAACTGGTGCTGCAGGACCTGCGTTTTTCCTACCCGTCGCGTCCGGAAAGCTACGCCGTCGATGGCCTTAACCTGACCATCAACGCCGGCGAAACCCTGGCGCTGGTGGGGCCGTCCGGGGCCGGCAAGTCGACGGTGTATGACTTGCTACTGCGCTTTTACGATCCCGCCGAAGGCCGCATCCTGCTCGACGGCATTCCCCTGACCCAACTCGACCCGCTGGACCTGCGCCGCTGCTTCGCCCTGGTCTCGCAAAACCCGGCGCTGTTCTATGGCAGCATCGAAGAGAACATCCGCTACGGCAACCCGACGGCGACCCTGGCCCAGGTCAAGGAAGCGGCAACCATTGCCTACGCCCATGACTTTATCGAGGCCATGCCCAACGGTTACCAGACCCACCTGGGGGACGCCGGCCTCGGCCTGTCCGGCGGCCAGCGCCAACGCCTGGCCATCGCCCGGGCGCTGCTGGTGGATGCGCCGATCCTGCTGCTCGACGAAGCCACCAGCGCCCTCGATGCCCAGAGCGAACACCTGATCCAGCAAGCCCTGCCCAGCCTGATGAAAAACCGCACCACCCTGGTCATCGCCCACCGCCTGGCCACGGTGAAAAACGCCGACCGGATTGCGGTGATGGATCAAGGGAAGCTGGTGGCGGTGGGCACGCATCAGGCGTTGATTGCGAGCAATGCGTTGTATGCGCGGTTGGCGGCGTTGCAGTTTAGTGATGGGAAGGCTGAATCCGAGCTTCACCTATAG
- a CDS encoding transglycosylase SLT domain-containing protein: MRSRLFSLLSCFLLTATVVHTAQAVDLSTQRQYYDEAKRALAKGDSGPYFRYRQALSDYPLEPYLAYDELTARLKYASNAEIEQFLAEHGDLPQANWMKLRWLRWLSERGDWATFVKYYDPKMNFTELDCLNAQYQITHNQKAEGYANAQKLWLTGKSQPEACDTLFGIWAAEGQLTEQRRWERTKLAAQARNYPLANSLVNGLTTLAPRGRLLVEVAQKPELLNTPSRFIPADEPMSDVVSLGLRRLARQDPDRAMQMLDGYASSMHFSRDEKVAIAREIGLSLAKRFDPRALDMMTKYDPELRDNTVSEWRMRLLLRLARWDDAYQLSRRLPQDLATTNRWRYWQARSLELAQPQSPEVQTLYKGLARERDFYGFLAADRSQSPYSLNNKPLVLSQALINKVRNTPGIRRALEFHARGQIVDGRREWYHVSRHFNRDEMVAQAKLAYDLKWYFPAIRTISQAQYWDDLNIRFPMAHRETLVREAKVRGLHSSWVFAITRQESAFMDDARSSVGASGLMQLMPGTAKETARKFSIPLASPQQVFNPDKNIQLGAAYLSQVHAQFNGNRVLASAAYNAGPGRVRQWLRGADHLSFDVWVESIPFDETRQYVQNVLSYSVIYGQKLNSPQPLVDWHERYFDDQ; the protein is encoded by the coding sequence ATGCGCAGTCGCCTTTTTAGTCTTTTGTCCTGTTTTCTTCTTACTGCCACCGTCGTCCACACCGCGCAGGCCGTGGATTTGTCCACCCAACGCCAGTATTACGATGAAGCCAAGCGCGCCCTGGCCAAAGGCGACAGCGGCCCGTATTTCCGCTATCGCCAGGCCCTGAGCGATTATCCGCTGGAACCGTACCTGGCGTATGACGAACTGACCGCGCGCCTGAAATACGCAAGCAATGCCGAAATCGAGCAATTCCTCGCCGAGCACGGCGACCTGCCCCAGGCCAACTGGATGAAGTTGCGCTGGTTGCGCTGGCTGTCCGAACGCGGCGACTGGGCGACCTTCGTCAAGTATTACGACCCGAAGATGAACTTCACCGAGCTGGACTGCCTGAACGCGCAATACCAGATCACCCATAACCAGAAAGCCGAAGGTTACGCCAACGCGCAAAAACTCTGGCTGACCGGCAAATCCCAACCCGAGGCTTGCGACACGCTGTTCGGCATCTGGGCCGCCGAAGGCCAGCTGACCGAGCAACGCCGCTGGGAGCGCACCAAGCTCGCGGCCCAGGCGCGCAACTATCCGCTGGCCAACAGCCTGGTCAACGGCTTGACCACCCTCGCCCCGCGCGGTCGCCTGTTGGTGGAAGTGGCGCAGAAACCTGAACTGCTCAACACGCCGTCACGCTTCATTCCGGCCGACGAGCCGATGTCCGACGTGGTCAGCCTGGGCCTGCGCCGCCTGGCGCGGCAGGATCCGGACCGGGCGATGCAGATGCTCGACGGCTACGCCAGCAGCATGCACTTCTCCCGCGATGAAAAAGTGGCGATCGCCCGGGAAATCGGCCTGTCCCTGGCCAAGCGGTTCGACCCTCGCGCGTTGGACATGATGACCAAATACGACCCGGAACTGCGCGACAACACCGTGTCGGAATGGCGCATGCGCCTGCTGTTGCGCCTGGCCCGCTGGGACGACGCCTACCAGTTGAGCCGCCGCCTGCCCCAGGACCTGGCGACGACCAACCGCTGGCGCTACTGGCAGGCGCGCAGCCTGGAACTGGCGCAGCCCCAGAGCCCGGAAGTGCAGACGCTCTACAAGGGCCTGGCCCGCGAGCGTGATTTCTATGGCTTCCTGGCCGCCGACCGCTCCCAGTCGCCCTACTCGCTGAACAACAAACCGCTGGTGCTCAGCCAGGCACTGATCAACAAGGTGCGCAACACCCCGGGCATCCGTCGGGCACTGGAATTCCACGCCCGCGGGCAAATCGTCGACGGCCGCCGCGAGTGGTATCACGTCAGCCGCCATTTCAACCGTGACGAAATGGTCGCCCAGGCCAAACTGGCCTATGACCTGAAATGGTATTTCCCGGCGATCCGCACCATCAGTCAGGCGCAATACTGGGACGACCTGAACATCCGCTTCCCGATGGCCCACCGCGAAACCCTGGTGCGTGAAGCCAAGGTCCGCGGGCTGCATTCGAGCTGGGTGTTCGCCATCACCCGCCAGGAAAGCGCCTTCATGGACGACGCCCGCTCCAGCGTCGGCGCCAGCGGCCTGATGCAGCTGATGCCCGGCACCGCCAAGGAAACCGCGCGCAAGTTCAGCATTCCACTGGCCTCGCCGCAGCAGGTGTTCAATCCGGACAAGAACATCCAGCTCGGCGCCGCGTACCTGAGCCAGGTCCACGCCCAATTCAACGGCAACCGCGTCCTCGCCTCCGCCGCCTACAACGCCGGCCCCGGCCGCGTGCGCCAGTGGCTGCGCGGCGCCGACCACCTGAGTTTCGACGTGTGGGTGGAAAGCATCCCCTTCGACGAAACCCGCCAATACGTGCAGAACGTGTTGTCGTACTCGGTGATCTACGGCCAGAAACTCAACTCGCCACAGCCCCTGGTGGATTGGCATGAGCGGTATTTTGATGATCAGTGA
- a CDS encoding universal stress protein, protein MPYNHILVAVDLTEECDPVIHRARELSVSNGAKLSLVHIVEPMAMAFGGDVPMDLSQLQQQQFDQARDRLDRLIIKYPELSKEYSHLTYGQPRQEIHHLAKEQTCDLIVVGSHGRHGLALLLGSTANDVLHGAPCDVLAVRLQNKS, encoded by the coding sequence ATGCCCTACAACCACATCCTGGTCGCTGTAGACCTGACCGAAGAGTGCGACCCTGTCATCCACCGCGCTCGCGAGCTGTCGGTGAGCAACGGTGCCAAGCTGTCCCTGGTGCATATCGTCGAGCCGATGGCCATGGCCTTTGGCGGCGACGTGCCGATGGACCTGTCACAACTGCAACAACAGCAGTTCGATCAGGCCCGGGACCGTCTGGACCGACTTATCATCAAGTATCCGGAACTGTCCAAGGAATACAGCCACCTGACCTACGGCCAGCCCCGACAGGAGATTCACCACCTGGCCAAGGAGCAGACCTGCGACCTGATCGTGGTGGGCAGCCATGGCCGCCACGGTCTGGCGCTGCTGCTGGGCTCCACCGCCAATGACGTACTGCACGGCGCGCCGTGCGACGTGCTCGCGGTGCGCCTGCAAAACAAAAGCTGA
- a CDS encoding PA1571 family protein, with the protein MSLQNSSEDKIQVIRTQPDQSLGCSIIDEKGQEVPITEDMVQDACRELEKRLVKPAEEK; encoded by the coding sequence ATGTCCTTGCAAAACAGCAGCGAAGACAAAATTCAAGTGATCCGCACACAGCCAGACCAGTCTCTGGGTTGCTCGATTATTGATGAGAAAGGGCAAGAAGTACCGATCACTGAAGACATGGTCCAGGACGCTTGCCGCGAACTGGAAAAGCGATTGGTCAAGCCTGCCGAAGAAAAGTGA
- a CDS encoding DUF1653 domain-containing protein, with translation MPLQPGLYEHYKGPQYRVFSTARHSETEEEVVFYQALYGDYGFWVRPLSMFLESVEVDGEQVPRFALVHAEESLFTKP, from the coding sequence ATGCCGTTACAACCTGGTCTGTACGAGCATTACAAAGGTCCGCAGTACCGCGTATTCAGCACCGCGCGGCATTCGGAAACCGAGGAAGAAGTGGTCTTCTACCAAGCCCTGTATGGCGATTACGGCTTTTGGGTGCGCCCCTTGAGCATGTTCCTGGAGTCGGTCGAAGTTGACGGCGAACAGGTGCCACGCTTTGCTTTGGTGCACGCCGAAGAGAGCCTTTTTACCAAGCCATAA